One Aegilops tauschii subsp. strangulata cultivar AL8/78 chromosome 7, Aet v6.0, whole genome shotgun sequence genomic window carries:
- the LOC109782782 gene encoding BTB/POZ and MATH domain-containing protein 1-like: MAAPKSPGISTISTCTPEKARGDHVFKIEGYSLWKGLGVSKVIQSAPFAVGGYDWRLSYYPDGYTEASKDHVAVFLELLSKDAVTRRSQIEGSAYLYIPNDILLIKCDITVIKLKEAQMRKIGMSFNIQVPPSDLLHNLRSLMDAREESDVSFKVKDEFFTAHKIVLAMRSPVFKAELYGPMRDKCGQGHIITIEDMEPAVFKALLHFVYTDELPPLDDLHDDDEEEIVRHLLVAADRFVMERMKLMCERKLSEFPDAKTVAATLALAD, encoded by the exons ATGGCGGCGCCCAAGAGCCCGGGGATCTCGACGATCTCGACCTGCACCCCGGAGAAGGCGCGGGGCGACCACGTGTTCAAGATCGAAGGCTACAGCTTGTGGAAGGGCCTCGGCGTCAGCAAGGTCATCCAGTCCGCGCCCTTCGCCGTCGGCGGCTACGACTGGCGGCTCAGCTACTACCCAGACGGCTACACGGAGGCCAGCAAGGACCACGTCGCCGTCTTCCTCGAGCTCCTGAGCAAGGACGCGGTCACGCGGAG GAGCCAGATCGAAGGGTCGGCGTACTTGTACATCCCCAACGACATCCTTCTCATTAAGTGTGACATCACTGTTATCAAGCTGAAGGAGGCACAGATGCGGAAGATCGGCATGAGCTTTAATATCCAAGTGCCGCCTTCAGACTTGTTGCACAACCTTAGAAGTTTGATGGATGCGAGGGAGGAATCGGATGTGTCTTTCAAGGTCAAAGATGAGTTTTTCACTGCCCACAAGATCGTCCTCGCGATGCGGTCGCCAGTCTTCAAGGCGGAGCTCTACGGGCCGATGAGGGACAAGTGCGGGCAGGGGCACATCATAACCATTGAAGACATGGAGCCTGCTGTTTTCAAAGCACTGCTTCACTTCGTCTACACGGATGAGTTGCCTCCCTTGGACGACCTCCATGATGATGACGAAGAAGAAATCGTAAGGCATTTGCTCGTGGCTGCGGATAGGTTTGTCATGGAAAGGATGAAGTTGATGTGTGAAAGAAAACTTTCTGAGTTTCCTGATGCCAAGACTGTGGCGGCCACGTTAGCTCTTGCGGACTAG
- the LOC109782783 gene encoding uncharacterized protein — protein MNGRIDAAEEARHRQVMDCLGVYDADWALSRVLEQSDVQAGQNRLLFTEEAVRGGFIPEVFLELEELRDDSLNAENRVLVKVLDAEGREKEVSLPYLNSSKVYRVIGFDWRRLVEENRMCKGDRLDFYTCRRGDGDRCLFVFRSKGGG, from the coding sequence ATGAACGGCCGCATCGACGCCGCGGAGGAAGCGCGCCACCGGCAGGTGATGGACTGCCTCGGCGTGTACGACGCCGACTGGGCGCTGTCAAGGGTATTGGAGCAGTCTGACGTCCAGGCGGGGCAGAACCGGTTGCTCTTCACAGAGGAGGCTGTGCGGGGTGGCTTCATCCCGGAGGTCTTCCTGGAGCTGGAGGAGCTCCGCGACGACAGCCTGAACGCCGAGAACAGAGTCTTGGTCAAGGTCCTCGACGCGGAGGGCCGTGAGAAGGAGGTGAGCCTCCCCTACCTCAACTCCAGCAAGGTGTACCGGGTCATCGGCTTCGATTGGAGGCGGCTCGTGGAAGAGAACCGCATGTGCAAGGGAGACCGTCTCGATTTCTACACGTGCAGGCGCGGCGATGGCGACCGGTGCCTCTTTGTGTTCAGGAGCAAGGGTGGTGGC